In one Corallococcus sp. EGB genomic region, the following are encoded:
- a CDS encoding protease pro-enzyme activation domain-containing protein: MKRGVILTGVLLLAGWLSGCRDSDRLASVGKPRPPGPAPVEGAPTLPDSDTARPPPGSPPPEPEVVEPPPDPEAEVLDPTPIPTTDGVPAPLPGVYTDKGEAPETDLIRGLVSFPIRDERALEQRIADIYKPGGSGFRKYMTQSEWMAKHAPREKDVTLVTDWLKTQGMQVPFVATNRLLVQFVGTVGQFNKAFGVKLRILERKSPQGGNDPHDVYGLTETLKAPTFVQQRIHALVALDLPAETGAMPGEFGQPSTDKPDPVSKGLTPQQVARAYNVDSLYAQGHQGQGTKLGVVIGAGFRWKDVRAFWKMWGIEREDPKVIQTMEPPVTRYREGTLDVEWAAAMAPKADVLVYMGPDARNTSMLFTFNEAIGRGEVSVITTSFAHREDSEPRAVHEQYSASGMMAAALGITVTAASGDSAGVDTPGSSPYVTAVGGTQLKMNGMTVTGEKAWYYSGSGISRSFTTPEWQKGLVPLPAKRAVVDVALNADTGYWYTWLGVTSPNTGTSFASPIFAGLVAVVNGARSEEAKPPVGWLNSQLYTLPTVQKTFRDITEGYTDKQYEAGPGWDIPTGWGAPDAEGLLRTLP, translated from the coding sequence ATGAAGCGCGGAGTCATCCTGACGGGTGTTCTTCTGCTGGCGGGGTGGTTGAGCGGATGCCGCGACTCGGACCGGCTGGCGTCGGTGGGCAAGCCGCGGCCTCCCGGGCCCGCGCCGGTGGAGGGCGCGCCCACCCTTCCCGACTCCGATACCGCCCGGCCTCCGCCCGGAAGTCCTCCGCCGGAGCCCGAGGTGGTGGAGCCGCCGCCGGATCCGGAGGCGGAGGTGCTGGACCCCACGCCCATCCCGACGACGGACGGCGTCCCGGCGCCCCTGCCGGGTGTCTACACGGACAAGGGCGAGGCGCCGGAGACGGACCTCATCCGGGGGCTGGTGTCCTTCCCCATCCGCGACGAGCGCGCGCTCGAGCAGCGCATCGCGGACATCTACAAGCCGGGCGGCTCCGGCTTCCGCAAGTACATGACGCAGTCCGAGTGGATGGCGAAGCACGCCCCGCGGGAGAAGGACGTCACCCTCGTCACGGACTGGCTGAAGACCCAGGGCATGCAGGTGCCCTTCGTCGCCACCAACCGGCTGCTGGTGCAGTTCGTGGGGACGGTGGGCCAGTTCAACAAGGCCTTCGGCGTGAAGCTGCGCATCCTGGAGCGCAAGTCGCCCCAGGGCGGGAATGATCCGCACGACGTCTACGGCCTCACGGAGACCCTCAAGGCCCCCACGTTCGTGCAGCAGCGCATCCACGCCCTCGTCGCGCTGGACCTGCCGGCGGAGACGGGCGCGATGCCGGGCGAGTTCGGCCAGCCGTCCACGGACAAGCCGGACCCCGTCAGCAAGGGCCTCACGCCGCAGCAGGTGGCGCGCGCGTACAACGTGGACTCGCTCTACGCGCAGGGCCACCAGGGCCAGGGCACGAAGCTGGGCGTGGTGATTGGCGCCGGCTTCCGGTGGAAGGACGTGCGCGCCTTCTGGAAGATGTGGGGCATCGAGCGCGAGGACCCGAAGGTCATCCAGACGATGGAGCCGCCCGTCACGCGCTACCGAGAGGGCACGCTGGACGTGGAGTGGGCCGCGGCGATGGCGCCCAAGGCGGACGTCCTCGTCTACATGGGCCCGGACGCGCGCAACACGTCCATGCTCTTCACCTTCAACGAGGCCATTGGCCGCGGCGAGGTGTCCGTCATCACCACGTCCTTCGCCCACCGCGAGGACTCCGAGCCGCGCGCCGTGCACGAGCAGTACAGCGCGTCCGGCATGATGGCCGCCGCCCTGGGCATCACCGTCACCGCCGCGAGCGGCGACTCCGCGGGCGTGGACACGCCGGGCTCCAGTCCGTACGTCACCGCCGTGGGCGGCACACAGTTGAAGATGAACGGCATGACGGTGACGGGCGAGAAGGCCTGGTACTACTCCGGCTCCGGCATCAGCCGCTCCTTCACCACGCCCGAGTGGCAGAAGGGCCTCGTCCCGCTGCCCGCCAAACGCGCGGTGGTGGACGTCGCGCTCAACGCGGACACGGGCTACTGGTACACGTGGCTGGGCGTCACCTCGCCCAACACCGGCACGTCGTTCGCGTCGCCCATCTTCGCGGGGCTCGTCGCGGTGGTGAACGGCGCGCGCTCGGAGGAGGCGAAGCCGCCGGTGGGCTGGCTCAACTCGCAGCTCTACACGCTGCCCACCGTCCAGAAGACGTTCCGCGACATCACGGAGGGCTACACCGACAAGCAGTACGAAGCCGGGCCGGGCTGGGACATCCCCACCGGCTGGGGCGCACCCGACGCGGAGGGACTGCTGCGGACCCTGCCTTGA